One stretch of Erpetoichthys calabaricus chromosome 14, fErpCal1.3, whole genome shotgun sequence DNA includes these proteins:
- the myclb gene encoding protein L-Myc-1b isoform X2 translates to MPGINSAIPRYENWEMDYDSLQHYFYDDHDPEEDFYKSTAPSEDIWKKFELVPTPPMSPSCFPIAESLEWFSHGANQEEEEEDAATQCNLHTALFSNLSSFIIQDCMWSGFPGSQRLEKVVNDHLAQVESEPEGVLSQDSTTAPGCVDPAAVFYSLSAPSKKQASSGSECRTDSDEEIDVVTVESKQNKHLLNVRKPVTITVRADPHDPSMKRFHISIHQQQHNYAAPSPDSYPEEEPQPKKGKMEPCSPPACDPSTEESAFHSTSKSTSPQSSDTEDTDKRKTHNYLERKRRNDLRSRFLALRDEIPELVDCPKTPKVVILTKATEYLRELHSKEKLKIVEKKQLKSRQQQLLRRLYDCKRS, encoded by the exons ATGCCCGGAATTAACTCGGCCATCCCGCGTTATGAGAATTGGGAAATGGATTACGACAGCCTGCAGCACTACTTTTACGACGATCACGATCCGGAGGAGGATTTTTACAAATCCACGGCCCCCAGCGAGGACATTTGGAAAAAGTTTGAGCTAGTGCCCACCCCCCCGATGTCCCCTTCCTGCTTCCCCATAGCCGAATCGCTTGAATGGTTCTCCCACGGTGCAAAccaagaggaggaagaggaggatgcGGCGACCCAATGCAACCTCCATACGGCGCTTTTCAGCAACCTCAGCTCGTTCATTATTCAGGACTGCATGTGGAGCGGCTTCCCGGGAAGTCAGAGGCTGGAGAAGGTGGTGAATGACCACTTGGCGCAAGTGGAGTCCGAACCCGAAGGCGTACTATCCCAGGACTCCACGACGGCCCCCGGCTGTGTGGACCCAGCGGCCGTCTTCTATTCTCTCAGCGCGCCAAGCAAGAAGCAGGCGTCCTCCGGATCCGAGTGTCGCACGGATTCAG ATGAAGAGATTGATGTGGTGACGGTTGAAAGCAAGCAAAATAAACACCTTTTGAATGTCCGAAAGCCAGTCACTATTACTGTCCGAGCTGACCCACATGACCCTTCCATGAAGCGATTCCACATCTCAATCCATCAGCAGCAGCATAACTATGCAGCTCCATCTCCGGACAGCTATCCAGAGGAGGAACCACAGCCTAAAAAGGGCAAGATGGAACCGTGCAGCCCACCCGCCTGTGACCCATCGACAGAGGAGTCCGCCTTTCATTCCACCTCAAAGAGCACAAGCCCACAGAGCTCCGATACCGAGGACACAGACAAAAGGAAAACTCACAACTATCTGGAGCGCAAGAGGCGCAATGATCTGCGTTCGCGTTTTCTGGCTCTGCGGGATGAAATCCCCGAACTAGTAGACTGTCCCAAAACTCCCAAAGTAGTCATTCTGACAAAAGCTACAGAATATCTGAGGGAACTTCattcaaaagaaaaactgaagattGTGGAGAAAAAACAGTTAAAGTCCAGGCAGCAGCAGTTGTTAAGGAGGCTTTATGATTGTAAGCGATCGTAA
- the myclb gene encoding protein L-Myc-1b isoform X1, protein MPGINSAIPRYENWEMDYDSLQHYFYDDHDPEEDFYKSTAPSEDIWKKFELVPTPPMSPSCFPIAESLEWFSHGANQEEEEEDAATQCNLHTALFSNLSSFIIQDCMWSGFPGSQRLEKVVNDHLAQVESEPEGVLSQDSTTAPGCVDPAAVFYSLSAPSKKQASSGSECRTDSEDEEIDVVTVESKQNKHLLNVRKPVTITVRADPHDPSMKRFHISIHQQQHNYAAPSPDSYPEEEPQPKKGKMEPCSPPACDPSTEESAFHSTSKSTSPQSSDTEDTDKRKTHNYLERKRRNDLRSRFLALRDEIPELVDCPKTPKVVILTKATEYLRELHSKEKLKIVEKKQLKSRQQQLLRRLYDCKRS, encoded by the exons ATGCCCGGAATTAACTCGGCCATCCCGCGTTATGAGAATTGGGAAATGGATTACGACAGCCTGCAGCACTACTTTTACGACGATCACGATCCGGAGGAGGATTTTTACAAATCCACGGCCCCCAGCGAGGACATTTGGAAAAAGTTTGAGCTAGTGCCCACCCCCCCGATGTCCCCTTCCTGCTTCCCCATAGCCGAATCGCTTGAATGGTTCTCCCACGGTGCAAAccaagaggaggaagaggaggatgcGGCGACCCAATGCAACCTCCATACGGCGCTTTTCAGCAACCTCAGCTCGTTCATTATTCAGGACTGCATGTGGAGCGGCTTCCCGGGAAGTCAGAGGCTGGAGAAGGTGGTGAATGACCACTTGGCGCAAGTGGAGTCCGAACCCGAAGGCGTACTATCCCAGGACTCCACGACGGCCCCCGGCTGTGTGGACCCAGCGGCCGTCTTCTATTCTCTCAGCGCGCCAAGCAAGAAGCAGGCGTCCTCCGGATCCGAGTGTCGCACGGATTCAG AAGATGAAGAGATTGATGTGGTGACGGTTGAAAGCAAGCAAAATAAACACCTTTTGAATGTCCGAAAGCCAGTCACTATTACTGTCCGAGCTGACCCACATGACCCTTCCATGAAGCGATTCCACATCTCAATCCATCAGCAGCAGCATAACTATGCAGCTCCATCTCCGGACAGCTATCCAGAGGAGGAACCACAGCCTAAAAAGGGCAAGATGGAACCGTGCAGCCCACCCGCCTGTGACCCATCGACAGAGGAGTCCGCCTTTCATTCCACCTCAAAGAGCACAAGCCCACAGAGCTCCGATACCGAGGACACAGACAAAAGGAAAACTCACAACTATCTGGAGCGCAAGAGGCGCAATGATCTGCGTTCGCGTTTTCTGGCTCTGCGGGATGAAATCCCCGAACTAGTAGACTGTCCCAAAACTCCCAAAGTAGTCATTCTGACAAAAGCTACAGAATATCTGAGGGAACTTCattcaaaagaaaaactgaagattGTGGAGAAAAAACAGTTAAAGTCCAGGCAGCAGCAGTTGTTAAGGAGGCTTTATGATTGTAAGCGATCGTAA